CGAGCATCGTAATTCGATGACGGTCCACGAGCTGCCACAGGCGGTCCGGTGTCGGGTATTCCGGCGCCCCTTCGTACAGCACCACAGTTCCGCCATGGTGCAGACACCCGATGATCATCCAGGGTCCCATCATCCAGCCGATATCGGTCAGCCAGAACAAGCGATCGGTGGTCTTGAGGTCAAAGTGATACCCGATCTCCTTCGCAACCTGGATGAGGGCACCGGCGTGCGAGTGGACCGTCCCTTTCGGTCGCCCGGTCGTCCCAGAGGTGTACAGGAGCATCGCCGGCTCCATCGAGGCCATCGCCTCCGTCTCGCAGATCGGCGCACCGGAGTCCAGGAACTCGTCCCAGGCCAGGTCTCGCTCACTCGTCCACGGGATCGCCTCGCCTGAACGGCGATACACCACCAGGCGCTCGACGGACGGCGTCAGGGCGGCGGCCTCATCCGCCGCCGCTTTCAACTCGACCCGTCGTCCCCGTCTGAGCGCATAGTCGGCCGTAAACAGCAGACGGGCGCCGCCGTCTCGCAGCCGCTCCGCCACGGCTCGTGGCGCGAAGCCTGAAAAGATCGGAATGGCGACGGCCCCGATCTTCAGACAGGCCAGCAGGATGGTGACGACGTCGGCAAGCATCGGCATGTAGATCCCTACCGTCTCCCCCCGCCTGATTCTAAGACCTCGCATGGCTGAGGCGAGACGATTGACGCGCTCCGCCAACATGCGATAGGTCCACTGCGTGACCTCCCCGTCCTCGGTCTCGGCGATGAGGGCCAGCCGGTCGGCCGCAATCCCTGCAGCATGGCGGTCGAGGCAGTTGTGGGTAATATTGAGCGTCCCGCCGACGTACCATTCTGTCCACGGAATCCCCGGTGCGGTGTCCATCACCCGGGTGTAGGGGGTAAACCATTCGATACCGAGGGCGCGCGGCAGTGCATCCCAAAACCACTCGATCTCGGTGGTGGATCTGTGGATCAGCTCGTCGTACGAGGCGATGCCGTGCTCCCGCATGAACCGGGTGATGTTGGCCTGCGCAATAATCAGCGGGTCGGGTCTCCAGGCCACCTGGGATGTGCGAGTCATCAGAGAATTCCTATACCTGTAAATAATCTCGACCCACTATCACAACGCCTGCTGCTGCGCACGTCATTCGCTGAGCACCTTCACACCTCGGCGGACGTAATCGAGCCCCGATACGATGGTGATTGTTGCGGCGAGATAAATGATTGCCGGCACATAAGCCTCGACGCCGCCGGCGACGCGCGCGACGAGTGTCGCCAGAACGGTCGAGACCTGCAGACCGGTCGTGAGCTTACCCATCCAGGATACCGACACTGTCGTTTTTCCGGTGACGAGGTAGACGACAAGAAACCCGCCGATCAAGATCAGATCGCGGCTGACAACAATAATGAACAGCCATCCGGGGATCTGGTGCAGATAGACGAGTGTGACGAAGGTGGCAGAAAGCAGCAGCTTATCGGCGAGGGGGTCCAGGATCGTCCCCAACTCTGTTCGTTCGCCCCTCGAACGGGCGATAAATCCATCCAGGACATCGGTGACCCCTGCCAGGAGAAAGGTCGCCAGACCAAGCTGCCAATACTTATAGACTAACAGGATCGCGATGATGGGGGTCATCAAGATCCTGAGAATGGTGAGGCTATTGGCGAGGTTCAGCATCAAAGGGCTCCGAACGGGGGAAACGGGTCATCACCCTTGTGCGTGAAGGGCGGGATAGGAAAGCTGAGCGTATGCCTCGGCCGGTGTGGCGACAGCGGCGAGCGACTCACGGACCCTCTGCAGCAATCGATCAAACCCGTGCCCGGTTACGGCAGAGACCGCCACCCGCGGCGCCGGGGTCTTGCCGAGGATCAGCGATCCGGTTGTCCCGCCGGGCAAGAGATCGACCTTGTTGAAGACCTCGACAATCGGCTTCGTCGAAAGGCCAAGTTCCCTGAGGATCGTATCGACCGCCTCTTTCTGCTCCATCGCCTGGGGATGACTCGCGTCGATCGTGTGCAACAGGAGATCGGCGTCGTCCAGTTCCTCAAGGGTCGCTTTGAACGCCGCCACTAATTGCTCAGGCAGGCGGCGGATGAACCCGACGGTATCGGAGAGCAGAAAGGTGAAACCATCGGCCGTGGTCACCCGCCGCAAGATCGGATCCAGGGTCACAAAGAGGGCATCATCTGTCTGCACGCCTGAGTGCGTCAGGGCATTGAAGAGCGTCGACTTCCCGGCGTTGGTGTAACCGACCAAGGCCACGATCGGGATGGCATGGCGTTTTCGAGGTCGCCTCAACAGCGCCCGATGACGTCGGACCTTGGCCAGATCCTCTCGAATCTTTCCCATACGCCGGCGGATCGTCCGCCGATCGGTCTCCAACTGGGTCTCGCCGGGTCCGCGCGTCCCGATGCCGCCGCCCAAACGCGACAGTTGAGTCCTACGCCCGACCAGACGAGGCAGACGATAGTCGAGCTGCGCCAGCTCCACTTGCAGTTTGCCTTCCCGGCTTCTGGCTCGCTGGGCGAAGATGTCAAGGATCAGTAACGACCGATCTACCGTTTTCCATCCGGTCAGTTCCTCAAGACTTCGCTGCTGAGAGCCCGACAACTCCTCATCGACCACCAGCAGATCAACCTTGCCGCCCCACTCCGCCTTGATCTCCTGCGCCTTTCCCTTCCCGATCAGATACCGTGGGTCCGGCGCATCGCGTTCCTGTAAGATGGTCCCGATCACCATAGCCCCAGCCGATTCCGCAAGACGCGCGAGTTCCTCCAGCGAATCCTCGGCCTCCCAGCGCGGGCTGCGCCGACAATGAATCCCGACCAACAGCGCCCGTTCGCTCGGTTTATAGATCTCGACGCTCGCGATCGTTCCCTCCATTGCCGTTTCCGAGGCGCTCCCGACAGGCGCGCGCGCTCGCAAACCGCTGATACAGCCCTTCCCCATCTGCGGCGCTGATCATCGCCGCCAGATCGCCCAAGGCGCTCTGGAAGTGAGCGATCATCTTCAGGATCGGCTCACGGTTGGCGAGACAGATATCCCGCCACATCACCGGGTGACTCATCGCCACTCGACTAACATCCCTCAATCCGCCTCCCGCCAGTGCTTGCAGGTTCTCGCCCCCCTCCAGATCGAGTATAGCACCTATCAACGCATACGCCACGATGTGGGGCAGATGACTGATGGCCGCAAAGATCTCGTCATGGCACTCCGGACGCATCTGCAGCGCCTCCGAACCCATGGCCCTCCAGAGGGCGCGTACCCGTGCAAGGGCCGCATGATCGGTCGAATGGATCGGGGTCAGTATGCATTTCGCACCGGCGAACAGATCGGCACACGCCGCGCCCGGCCCCGATGTCTCGCGACCGGCGATGGGATGCCCCGGAACCCCGTGACCCTCCGGTACCAGCCGTTCCATGGCCTCAGCCACGACCCCCTTGACGCTCCCCACATCCGTTACCACCGCGCCGGGCGCGAGATGCGGAACGATCTGCTCCAGCACGAGCGTAATCGCGCCGACCGGTACGGCAAGCAGGACCATATCGGCCCCCTCGACCGCATCGGCGGCATCCGCAAAGGCGGCATCAACGACCCCCAACGCGACGGCGTGCGCGCGATGGTCAGGTACAATATCCGCCCCTCGGATCTCTTTCGCGAGTTTCCGAGCGCGACAGGCCAATCCCACACTGGAACCGATCAGGCCCAGGCCCACAATGGCGAGCCGCCCCACGAGCGGTTGTGACGGTGAAACTGCAGCCTCGACCGGTTCCGGTCTTGAGTCCGTCATCACAGCGACCGTCCTACGGCCTGAGCCACTTTATGGAGTTCATTCATCAGTGTCTCGAATGTACTGGGCAGAAGCGCTTGGGGGCCATCGGACAGCGCCTCCTCAGGGTGAGGGTGAATCTCCACCATGACGCCGTCGGCGCCGGCTGCGACGGCCGCTAGGGCCATCGGGGAGACCAGATGCCACTTGCCCGTCCCGTGGCTCGGATCGACCACTACCGGCAGGTGCGAAAGCCGCTTGATGAGTGGGACAGCCGACAGATCTAGGGTGTTGCGAGTCGCATCCTCAAAGGTCCTGATCCCCCGCTCGCACAGAATAACGTTGTAGTTCCCCTCCGACAGGATGTACTCGGCAGCCAGCAACAGCTCCTTCACGGTGTTGCTGGAGCCCCGCTTCAAAAGCACCGGCTTTCGACGCGACCCGACCTCCGTCAGGAGCTTGAAGTTCTGCATGTTCCTCGCGCCGATCTGAATCAGGTCGGCATATTGATAGACCGCATCGGCGTCCCGGGTATCCATCAGTTCGGTAGCAATCGGCAGGCCGGTTGCCGCCTTTGCCTCTGCGAGAAAACCCAATCCTTCCTCACCCAGTCCCTGAAAGGTGTACGGCGATGTCCGCGGCTTGTAGGCACCGCCCCTGAGGATATGCCCTCCGCCGGCCTTGACGTACTGCGCGATCTCAAGGAGACCATCGCGACTCTCGACCGCACACGGACCGGCCATGACGACCACCTGCCGGCCGCCCACCAGCACCCCGTCGACATTCACGACGGAACCCCCCGGCTTGAATTCGCGGCTCGCCAGCTTGTAGGGTTTCAGGATCGGCAGAACCTCCTCCACAAAGGGAAAGGCCTCGAGCGGCCCCTCCTGGAGGACCCGCTCGTCGCCGATCGCCCCGACAATGGTCCGCTCAGTCCCCTTCGAGATATGGGCCGCCAGCCCGAAGCTTTCGATCTTCTTGACGACCAAGGCAATCTCCGCCTCCGTCGCCTCCGGTTTCAGAATGATGATCATGCTGACTGCTGCTCCTTGCCAAGTACAGTTCTCAGCGCCTCCACGAACCGCTCGTTCTCCGGTGGTGTCCCGATGGTCACACGGATGTGGGTCTTTAAGATGGCGCCCCCCAAGGGGCGCACGATGACACCCATGCGGAGCAGCGCATCCGCCACTGCCTGACCGTCCTGCCTGAGATCGATCAGCAGAAAATTGGCTGCTGACGGCGGACACCCCAGCCCCAGGCGTTGAAGCTCGTTCGATATGTACGCCTTACCCTGCTCATTCAACGCTCGACTGCTGCTCAGATGGGCCTTGTCATCGAGGGCGGCCAGTGCAGCGCACTGCGCCAGGGCATTCACGTTAAACGGCGCGCGGATCCGTTCAAGGAGCTCGATCATCGGCGGCGGTGCCATTCCATATCCAACCCGGAGCCCTGCCAGACCATAGATTTTTGAAAAGGTCCGCAGCACAACTACCGAACGTCCCTGCCGGACAAAGCTGAGGGAATCAGGCACCATCTCTGGTGAGATATACTCGATATACGCCTCGTCGATGACGACTACGACCTCCTCCGGAATCGCATCCATGAATGCGGTCAGCTCCGTCGGCCTCACCGCCGTCCCGGTCGGATTGTTCGGGTTGCCGATAAAGACCATCTTGGTCCTGGATGTAACCGCCCTTGCCATTGCCTCCAGGTCGTGGGTCCATGCCTTCAAGGGGATGCGAACCGTCCTGCACCCATGCAGATGCGACAGCATCCCGTAGATCACGAACGCCGGATCGGCAATGACCACCTCATCGCCGGGCAACAGAAAGCATCGCGCCGTCAGATCAAGCAGTTCATTGCAGCCGTTGCCCAGGATCACATGGTCCGGGCTCAGCGTGAGACGCTTTGCCAACGCCCGCTTCAGGTAATAACCGCCGCCATCGGGATAGCGGTGGCATTCCGACAGCGCCTCGCGCAAGGCGCGCAGTGCCAGCGGCGAGGGACCGAGCGGGTTCTCATTCGACGCAAGCTTGATCGCCCCTGCGATCCCAAGCTCCCGCTCCACCTCCGGAATCGGCTTTCCAGGGACGTACGGCATGAGCCCGTGTAGATAGGGAGACGCCAGCTCTTCCAGTGACTTAGCCATTATCTTCTCAGGTTTCGATAGAGCTTTCTCTGGGATAGGACCCTAGGACCTTCAGGAAGAGGCACTCCTCCTGCAGGAGGCCAAGCGCCTCCCGCACAGGCTCATCCGCAACGTGTCCCTCGATATCCAAATAGAAGATATACTCCCATGCCTTGGTCTTCGATGGACGAGACTCAACCTTCGTCAGGTTGATCTGATACTTCGCGAACGGCTCCAGGATACGATAGAGGGCGCCGACCCTGTCCTTGATCGAGAACATCAGAGAGGTCTTATCATGGTCGGTCGGTGGAGGTACCGTTCGTCCAATGATTAAAAATCGTGTGATATTATAAGGGGTATCCTCGATCTTCCTAGAAATCACCTGAAGGTTGTACAGTGTAGCCGCCAGTTCACTCGCGATAGCCGCCGCCGTCCTGTCCTTTGCCACAAGTTTGGCAGCCGCCGCGGTGCTCGCCGCCTCAAAGAGCGGGACGCGCGGCAGATTCGCCTCTAACCACTTTCGGGACTGGGCGAATGCGTGGGGGTGCGAGTAGACCTTTGTGACCTTTCTGAGATCGCCCGATTTTGATAAGAGGCTATGAGAGACCCCCAGGAGGATCTCTCCGCAGATCTTAAGATCGGAGTCTACAAACATATCCAGGGTGTGGCTGACGACACCTTCGCTGGAGTTCTCGATCGGGACGATCCCATACTCGACGTTCCCCTTCTCCACCTCGGCAAACACCTCGCCGATCGTGTGAACCGGCACAGAGCGGGCCGAGCCGCCGAACCGCCGCGTGCAGGCCAGATGGGTAAAGGTCCCCTCCGGACCCAGATAGGCCAGCCTCAGCGGGCCCTGTACGGCGCGGCAGGCCGAGATGATCTCGCGAAAGACCGATCTGATGGCATGAGCGGGAAAGCGACCCCTGTTTTGTCGCATCAGACGGGTCACGATCTCTTCCTCGCGCTGGGGAACGTGGACGTTCAGATTGGCCTTGGCCTTTTCCCGGCCGACCTGGACCACCAGCTCGGCCCGGTCGCCCAGCAGCGACAGGATCTTCGAGTCGATCTGATCGATCTTACGCCGCAACGTTGTGATCTTCATCGGGTTCTCCGTTCTTGACGGCGCGCACTCCCTCCACGCTGAGGCCTGCTCGTAGCGTTTCGGAGGCCTCCACTAGCCGGCGCCCTTCCACCCTGAACGGGGCGTGGCTTACGTATTGCGTTCTGTCCGGTTCCGGAGCGTACCCGTGGGGCGGCGGAGGGTAAGGCGCCACGCACGTTCGTACCTTTTTGCGGAGGACTGGTGGATGGGACAGTGCCCCGTCTGACCGCGCGACGGATACCGGCAAGCTCCACAGGGGTAAGGCGCCGCCAGCATCCCTTCGCCAATTTTCCCAACACTAACGGGCCAATGCGGACCCGCCGAAGTCGCACCACCGGGTGTCCGATGCCGTCGCACAGCCGCCGGATCTCATGATACCGTCCCTGGTGGACGACCAGTTTCAGCCATGCGGACCCGGCCCCAGATCGTACCATCTCGGCCTCAGTCGCCCACAGCCGCTCGCCGTCCGATATCACCCCCGCCTTCAACCTGACCAGATCGTCGAGCGTTGGGCACCCGCGCACCTTGGCGAGATACTCCTTTTCGATCTCGAAGCTGGGGTGCATCAGCCCGTGCGCCAGCGCCCCGTCATTCGTCAGCAGCACAAGTCCTTCGGTGTGATAGTCAAGGCGCCCGACAGGAAACAGCCGCGGCAGGCCCCGTGCCGGCAGCAGGTCGCCGATGACCGGCCGCTCGCGCGGGTCGGATAACGACGTCAGCACGCCGGCCGGTTTGTGCAGCATCAGATAAAGATGACCGGGCGCCGGCGTCACCGGTTTGCCGTCGCACGTCACCTTATCGACGCCCGAGGTCACCTTGGTCCCAAGTTGGGCGGCAATCCGACCATTGACGCGCACCCTCCCCTCCAGGATCAGCGTTTCACAGCTTCGGCGAGACCCAAGCCCGCCTCGCGCCAGATAGCGTTGCAGCCGTTCCTCACCACCGTCTGTCTGTCCCGTCGGGGTCGTCGGCCTGGATGGCCTACCCGGTCTTTTCGATATCAGCAATCGGCTCGTCGGCAACCTCCTTCCCTGCTGTCGTCGGGGCCAACACCTCGATCTCCTTTAGCGTCGGCAACTCGGACAGGTCCCTGAATCCGAAGTACTCCAGAAAGGCCCGGCTTGTCCCATACAGGATCGGTCGGCCCACCTCTGGCTTCCGTCCGAGTATACGGACCAGGTCACGCTCCACCAACGTCTTCAAGACGCCGTCGACTGCAACGCCGCGGATCGCCTCAATCTCCGCCTTGGTAATCGGTTGCTTATAGGCAATGAGCGCAAGTGTCTCCAGCGCGGCCCTGGAGAGTCTGGTTGGTTTGGACCCTCGGAGCCGCTGGATCCACGGCGCCGCCTCGGATTTGGTGGTCAGGCGATAGCCGCCGGCCACCTCGCTGACGATCATCCCTCGCTCGGATTGCCGACATCTGTCCTGCAACTCGGCAAGCAGACCGTGTGCCTCCGCCCTGGAGCAGCCATCAAGCAGTTCCACGATCCGCTCCAGCGAAAGCGGCTCCTCGGCGACAAACAACAACGCCTCGAGGATACCGAGTCGGCTCAGATCAGGCTGCGTATCCATCGTTTCCCACCGCCGTTTCCACGATTCGATAGATCGTAATCTCACCTGCAGGATCGGCCTGCCGGGCTCGGACCAGGCCACGACGCAGCATCTCAAGCAGTCCGAGGAAGGTAGCAATCATTTGCAGACGCGTCGTCACTCCCTCGAAGAGGGCCATGAACGACACCGGACTCTCACGTGCCAGCCGATCCAGTAGCGCCATCATCCGCTCGCCCACGTTGATCATCTCCGGGGTAATTTCCCCCGTCTTTGCCTCCGGCGCCCGCTGTATCACCGTCATGAATGCGCGCAGCAACGCAGAGAGACTGATGTCCAGTGGGCCGTCGGCCGCCGGAACGGCCGGATCGGCCGGTCTCGTATAGAGACGCGACTGACTCGCCTCCAACGCCTCAAACGTCATGGCCGCATCCTTGAATCGCTTATATTCGAGGAGACGTTCCACCAACTCCTGTCGCGGGTCTTGCGCCGGCGCTCCCTCTTCTTCCGACTCCTCGGCCGGGATCAGCATTTTCGACTTGATATGAATCAACGTCGCCGCCAGCACCAGAAACTCGCCTGCCACCTCCAGGTCCAGCTCCTTCATCTCCGCCAGGCATCCCAGATACTCCTGCGTAATCTTCGCGATAGGAATGTCGTAGATATCGATCTCGTTAACCTGAATCAGATAGAGCAAGAGATCCAGCGGACCCTCAAACATCTCCAGGTGAACGCGATAACTCATCGCTCAACGGACCTCGATCCAGGGTGTGATCTTGTCAAGGCGCTTCGGACCGATCCCGTCGACCTCCAGCAGTTCGCGGGCATTCGCGAACGGGCCGTAGGCCTTCCGATGGGTGATAATCCGACCGGCCAACGTCGGACCAATCCCCGGCAGGGTCTGCAGCGCGGCGGAGCCTGCATGGTTGACGTCTACCCGACTGGTCGGTGCGGCCTTCGCGCCGCTGTGATGGGGCCCCGACGGGCGCGGTTGCGCCGCAGGCCGATCCTCGGGGAGGCGGAGTGCACTCAGATCGACGGTATGCGAGGCATAAAACGGACGCAGGATGACCGGACCCCATATCACCGCGGCAATCGCGATGCCGAGAAGACCGGCGGCGACCGCCTCGCGCCTGGCGTACATCCCGTTCACACGCGCTCCTCGACCAGGTTGCGCTCGGCGAGGCCGAAGGCCTCATGGAGAATCCGGACGGCCAGCTCTCCATACTTGGCGTCGATCACACATGAGACCTTGATCTCGGAGGTACTGATCATCATGATATTGATGTTCTCGCGTGAGAGGGTCTCAAACATCCGTGCGGCCACGCCGGAGTGCGTCCGCATCCCGACCCCGACAATCGAGACCTTGGCGATTCGGTCGTCACCGATCACCTGCTGGGCCCCGATCTCCTTGGCCACCCCGTTTACGAGCGACATCGCCTTCGAGAAGTCCGACTTGGGGACCGTGAACGAGATATCGGTCGTCCCGTCCTGGCTGATGTTCTGGACGATCATATCGACCACAATGTTGGCCTCCGCCACCTGGCCGAACAGTTTAGCGGCAATCCCGGGCCGATCCGCTACGCGCAGTACGGTGATCTTCGCCTCGTTCCTGTCGCAGGCGATCCCCGAGACGACTACCCTCTCCATCTCCGCATCCTCCTGGACGACCAACGTCCCCTGATTCGTATTGAAACTGGAACGGACGTGAACCGGTACGGCATAATTCTTGGCATACTCCACCGACCGGGCCTGAAGCACCTTGGCCCCCAGACTGGCCAGTTCGAGCATTTCGTCATAAGAGATCTTTGCGAGCTTCCTGGCCTCCGGGACAATATTCGGATCGGCCGTGTAGACCCCTTCCACGTCGGTATAAATCTCGCAGAGGTCGGCCTTCAGGGCCGCCGCCATGGCAACCGCCGTCAGGTCAGACCCGCCGCGACCCAGCGTCGTGACGTCCTCCTCCGCCGTGACCCCTTGGAATCCGGCGACGATAACGACGGCCCCCTCGCGGAGCGCCTGTTGGGCCCGGTCGACCTCAACGCTGATGATCTTCGCCTTCGTATGAGCGGTATCGGTCTGAATCCTGACCTGGGCCCCGGTAAAAGAGCGCGCCTTGTAACCCTGCTGCTGTATAGCCAGCGATAGTAACCCGATCGAGATCTGTTCGCCGGTCGCCACGATAACATCGAGCTCCCGTTCATTCGGCCGATCGGAGATGTTGGCGGCCAGGCCCAACAGGCGGTCCGTCTCGCCGGCCATGGCCGACACCACCACAACAAGATCGTTCCCCTGAACCTTCGTCTCCACCACACGGCGGGCCACATTCTTGATCCGCTCGACATCCGCAACAGAACTCCCGCCGTATTTCTGAACGATAAGAGGCATATCTGGCTCCTAGTACTTACGTGCGAAAGTTAGCGCACCTAAGCCGTCATATCCGCGAAAGCGGGTATCCAGTACAATCAATGGATTCCCGCTTGGGGACTGCGGGAATGACGTACGGGTGTTAATGTAATTAAGGACTAGGAGGCAAGCCGATCGTGCCGCGGCAGATCCGCTCTCTCCGGCTTTTTTCCGATCTTTCCCTCTTGCCCCGCCAGTAAGCGCGAGAAGTTGTCCCGGTGTCGGATCAGGATGAATCCGCAGATCATGATCGTCAGCACCACATAGGGCGGGCGGCCGTCAAACATCCAGACAAGAAAAGGCGCCGTCCCGGTGGCGACAAGCGCCGCAAGCGACGAATAGCGAAAGAGCGCGGCCACCGCCAACCAGACCCCTACAATCAGTAACGCGATCTTCGCAAACAGCGCCGCCAGCACCCCCAGGGCGGTCGCGACCCCTTTCCCGCCCCGGAAACCCAGAAAGAGCGGGTAGAGATGGCCCAGAAACGCCGCCAGCCCGACCGCTGCAACGAGCAACTCCGGCGACCCCAACGATTGACTCAACGCCACCGGCGCCCATCCCTTGATCGCATCCAGCGCGAGTGTCAACGCACCGGCCCTCGAGCCTACGACCCGGAGGACATTGGTCGCGCCGATGTTACCGCTTCCGGCCTTCCGGACATCGACTCCTGTCATCGCCCTGGCGATCAACAAACCGAATGGGATGGAACCCGCAAGGTATCCCAACGGGATCAGCCACACGCTTCCGCTCATCACCCTCCGGACAGCACAATCACCAGGCTAAGGGGCTATCGACTCAGATCGATTACCTTCCAGAACTTCAGGAAATAGTCTATGCCCGATGCGACACTTAATACAATCGCCGCCCACAGGCATACAAAGCCCAGTGACGGGGTCCCCAGGAAATTCCACTGCGAGGGCCAATCGAGAATCAGAAAGGTCACCGCCGCCACTTCGGCCAGCATCTTATACTTTCCGAATTCGCTCGCATGAATAATGATGCCTTGCGAGGCGGCGACCATCCTGAGCCCGCTGATCGCCAACTCACGACCGACAATCAGCACGACCATCCAGGCCGGCGCGCGACCGATTTCTACCAACGCGATGAGTGCCGTCGAAATGAGCAGCTTATCCGCGATCGGGTCGAGCAATTTCCCCAGCGTTGTGATCTGTCGGGTGGTACGAGCAATTCGACCGTCCAGCCAATCGGTCAGTACCGCCGCCAGAAAAATGGCCCCCGCCGTATAGTTGGGGACCTTCTCCCCCACAACCAGGAACACAATGACAAAGGGAACAAGGAAGATTCTGCCGATCGTGAGCTTATTGGGCAGATTCATGTAGACTCGTGATCTCTTCAGATCTCTGCTCAGTTGCATCGACTTTTCTTGATCGGTCCTGCCGTGGTCGATCACTTTTCTTTTCCCGCGATGCGGATATAAGCGGCGCCATCATCTTCGCCATGGTCGCCACCTGTTCATATTCGTCAGTCGTTCCTCCGGTCGGTCACATGCGCCGGCCCCCGCGTCCGATTTCGACAACGGTACCGTACCAAAGGCTGAAGGATACTGTCAAGGTCGAACCCATGCGCCATCAGCGGCGAAACGTCCAGTCCGCCGAGCCGTAGCGGGCAGCCGCCAGTTCCGCGGCCAACTCGACCTCATGGCGTTCGAGCTCGCCTTCTACAAATTCGACCCCCATCTCCTCCGCGAACCCAAGCCGGATTGCCGTCTCCACCTCCGGACGGCCGGGCAGCCGCCCCAGTACCTCACGCAGCGAACCGATCGTCTTGAGCGCACCTGCTGCTGTGGACCGGTGGTCCGGGCGCAGGCACTGAAGAAGATCGTCGGGGTGAAAATCCAGGAGGACGCTCCCCTGTTGAAGAAGCGCTGCGGGAAATCGGCGTTGGGCCGAACCGATAATCTTTTTGTTATCTGCCAGCAGCCCATCCGGTGACGTCGCCGAGAAACAAAACGGGGTCAACGGTCCCCCCGTCTGTCGGTGACGACCGGCCGACCTGACATCGACGCCTACCCTCTCAAGGCCGCGACGGAGGCACCGGTTGATCACGCGATAACTTTCGGCTACCGAGATCTCAGCCCAAGGCGGACGCAGGGGTACAATCAGACTATACGTCAGATCGTATCGGTGCAGTACTGCGCGACCCCCTGTAGGACGGCGTACCACGGATACCCCGGCGGCGCGACACGCCCAGAGATCGATATCGCCGCTTCGTTGGGCATAGCCGATGGACAGGGTCGGCGCGTCCCAGGTGTAAAGGCGCAGCGTCGTACCGTCAGAACACAGCGCCGCCATCGCCTCGTCGATCCCCATGTTCAGAGGTCCGGCGCACGCATCCATCCTGAGAAGTCGGCCTATAGCTCGAAGAGATCGGGTGTAGCGCCTCGCGCTCCGGCCCCGCGCGTGGTGTCCAGAGGGGGCCAATTCTCCGTCTGCGCGACCGTCCGGACCCTGGTTTGAAAGGTCCGTTCGATTACGATCTGTCGATGTCACGGTGCCGGACGTTGACCGGATAGCCGCCCTCCCGAAAATGGCCGGCAAGCTGTTCCGCAAAAAAAACGGAACGATGATGGCCGCCGGTACAGCCGAGCGCGATGGTCAGATAGGCCCGACCCTCCTCTTCGCACAGCGGCGTGACAAAGTCGAGCAGCGTGGTCAGGCGTTCAAGGTATGGCTTGGTCACAGAGGCCCGTATGAGAAATTCGCCGATCTGAGGATCGCGACCGGTCAGCGGCCGCAGATCATCGATGAAGTGAG
Above is a genomic segment from Candidatus Methylomirabilota bacterium containing:
- a CDS encoding aspartate kinase (catalyzes the formation of 4-phospho-L-aspartate from L-aspartate and ATP, in Bacillus, lysine sensitive; regulated by response to starvation.), whose amino-acid sequence is MPLIVQKYGGSSVADVERIKNVARRVVETKVQGNDLVVVVSAMAGETDRLLGLAANISDRPNERELDVIVATGEQISIGLLSLAIQQQGYKARSFTGAQVRIQTDTAHTKAKIISVEVDRAQQALREGAVVIVAGFQGVTAEEDVTTLGRGGSDLTAVAMAAALKADLCEIYTDVEGVYTADPNIVPEARKLAKISYDEMLELASLGAKVLQARSVEYAKNYAVPVHVRSSFNTNQGTLVVQEDAEMERVVVSGIACDRNEAKITVLRVADRPGIAAKLFGQVAEANIVVDMIVQNISQDGTTDISFTVPKSDFSKAMSLVNGVAKEIGAQQVIGDDRIAKVSIVGVGMRTHSGVAARMFETLSRENINIMMISTSEIKVSCVIDAKYGELAVRILHEAFGLAERNLVEERV
- a CDS encoding histidinol-phosphate transaminase: MAKSLEELASPYLHGLMPYVPGKPIPEVERELGIAGAIKLASNENPLGPSPLALRALREALSECHRYPDGGGYYLKRALAKRLTLSPDHVILGNGCNELLDLTARCFLLPGDEVVIADPAFVIYGMLSHLHGCRTVRIPLKAWTHDLEAMARAVTSRTKMVFIGNPNNPTGTAVRPTELTAFMDAIPEEVVVVIDEAYIEYISPEMVPDSLSFVRQGRSVVVLRTFSKIYGLAGLRVGYGMAPPPMIELLERIRAPFNVNALAQCAALAALDDKAHLSSSRALNEQGKAYISNELQRLGLGCPPSAANFLLIDLRQDGQAVADALLRMGVIVRPLGGAILKTHIRVTIGTPPENERFVEALRTVLGKEQQSA
- a CDS encoding prephenate dehydratase, producing the protein MKITTLRRKIDQIDSKILSLLGDRAELVVQVGREKAKANLNVHVPQREEEIVTRLMRQNRGRFPAHAIRSVFREIISACRAVQGPLRLAYLGPEGTFTHLACTRRFGGSARSVPVHTIGEVFAEVEKGNVEYGIVPIENSSEGVVSHTLDMFVDSDLKICGEILLGVSHSLLSKSGDLRKVTKVYSHPHAFAQSRKWLEANLPRVPLFEAASTAAAAKLVAKDRTAAAIASELAATLYNLQVISRKIEDTPYNITRFLIIGRTVPPPTDHDKTSLMFSIKDRVGALYRILEPFAKYQINLTKVESRPSKTKAWEYIFYLDIEGHVADEPVREALGLLQEECLFLKVLGSYPRESSIET
- the plsY gene encoding acyl-phosphate glycerol 3-phosphate acyltransferase → MSGSVWLIPLGYLAGSIPFGLLIARAMTGVDVRKAGSGNIGATNVLRVVGSRAGALTLALDAIKGWAPVALSQSLGSPELLVAAVGLAAFLGHLYPLFLGFRGGKGVATALGVLAALFAKIALLIVGVWLAVAALFRYSSLAALVATGTAPFLVWMFDGRPPYVVLTIMICGFILIRHRDNFSRLLAGQEGKIGKKPERADLPRHDRLAS
- a CDS encoding pseudouridine synthase — translated: MSKRPGRPSRPTTPTGQTDGGEERLQRYLARGGLGSRRSCETLILEGRVRVNGRIAAQLGTKVTSGVDKVTCDGKPVTPAPGHLYLMLHKPAGVLTSLSDPRERPVIGDLLPARGLPRLFPVGRLDYHTEGLVLLTNDGALAHGLMHPSFEIEKEYLAKVRGCPTLDDLVRLKAGVISDGERLWATEAEMVRSGAGSAWLKLVVHQGRYHEIRRLCDGIGHPVVRLRRVRIGPLVLGKLAKGCWRRLTPVELAGIRRAVRRGTVPSTSPPQKGTNVRGALPSAAPRVRSGTGQNAIRKPRPVQGGRAPASGGLRNATSRPQRGGSARRQERRTR
- the scpB gene encoding SMC-Scp complex subunit ScpB — encoded protein: MDTQPDLSRLGILEALLFVAEEPLSLERIVELLDGCSRAEAHGLLAELQDRCRQSERGMIVSEVAGGYRLTTKSEAAPWIQRLRGSKPTRLSRAALETLALIAYKQPITKAEIEAIRGVAVDGVLKTLVERDLVRILGRKPEVGRPILYGTSRAFLEYFGFRDLSELPTLKEIEVLAPTTAGKEVADEPIADIEKTG